One stretch of Fibrobacter sp. UBA4297 DNA includes these proteins:
- the murJ gene encoding murein biosynthesis integral membrane protein MurJ, with protein sequence MNKAAIIVAVSMLLSRVLGIFREMLLAHAAGVSLEKNALDLAFMIPDILNHVVSTGFLSIIFIPIFTGYKVAGDERGGWKFFSNVLNTFGLALLILVIPAFIWMKELIALLTVDGVTPELLDRATYYGRIILPGQIFIFVGSILVAVQHTRKQFLIPSLTGLIYNIAIVGGGAAGLALTNYTGNDYGLAGFAWGVPVGAFIGFFALQIFGAKRGGVHYEFIIEPKHPDIIRYFKMMLPMSLGVGSMFGLEFIIRSFGANFGTSGISSLNYAYRVMYTLVAVFGFSVSVTSYPDMARLVKEGDFPQLNRKIWKSLSRMFCILIPAVVAVWALSFPAVRILFERGAFHRETTEAISEILRWYLPVSLGLCLQAVLVRSFYACERMWVPTLLNTGIFAATIPAYILLGAPEVGLGIKSVPIIGATGAILQVISMIFMWAKKNGTDGMKDALLNMARALVAFGIMIAAAVGLDHISGDFVRNAGFVTLVVYACAAGVALFTLTLIVQRYLGSKDAKDILNELLGKVLRKLHLAH encoded by the coding sequence ATGAATAAAGCCGCTATTATTGTTGCCGTTTCGATGCTCCTGAGCCGCGTGCTCGGGATTTTCCGTGAAATGCTCCTCGCCCACGCCGCCGGCGTGTCGCTCGAAAAAAACGCACTCGACCTCGCTTTCATGATTCCTGACATCCTGAACCACGTTGTCAGCACCGGATTTTTGTCCATTATCTTCATCCCGATTTTCACGGGCTACAAAGTCGCAGGAGACGAGCGTGGCGGCTGGAAGTTCTTCAGCAACGTGCTCAACACCTTCGGGCTTGCGCTCCTCATTCTCGTGATTCCCGCGTTCATCTGGATGAAAGAACTCATTGCGCTCTTGACCGTCGATGGCGTAACGCCCGAACTCTTGGATCGCGCCACTTACTACGGCCGCATTATTCTTCCGGGGCAGATTTTCATCTTTGTCGGTAGCATCCTCGTTGCCGTTCAGCACACCCGTAAGCAGTTCCTAATTCCATCGCTCACAGGTCTCATTTACAACATCGCAATTGTGGGCGGCGGTGCCGCAGGCCTCGCTCTCACGAATTACACCGGCAATGATTACGGTCTCGCCGGTTTCGCCTGGGGCGTACCCGTCGGTGCTTTCATCGGATTTTTCGCACTCCAGATTTTTGGCGCCAAGCGCGGTGGCGTCCATTATGAATTTATCATTGAACCCAAGCACCCAGACATCATTCGCTATTTCAAGATGATGCTTCCGATGTCCCTTGGCGTGGGTTCCATGTTCGGCCTTGAATTTATCATCAGAAGCTTCGGTGCCAACTTTGGCACGAGCGGCATTTCGAGTCTCAACTACGCTTACCGCGTCATGTACACGCTCGTTGCGGTCTTTGGATTTTCGGTCAGCGTCACAAGCTACCCCGACATGGCGCGCCTCGTCAAGGAAGGCGACTTCCCGCAACTCAACCGCAAAATCTGGAAAAGCCTCTCGCGTATGTTCTGCATCTTGATTCCGGCAGTTGTCGCCGTGTGGGCTTTGAGTTTCCCTGCCGTGCGCATCCTCTTTGAACGTGGCGCGTTCCACCGCGAAACGACCGAAGCGATTTCTGAAATTCTCCGCTGGTACTTGCCCGTAAGCCTTGGGCTTTGCCTGCAAGCCGTTCTCGTCCGCAGCTTCTACGCTTGCGAACGCATGTGGGTCCCGACACTTCTGAACACAGGCATTTTTGCAGCAACCATCCCCGCCTACATTTTGCTTGGCGCCCCCGAAGTGGGTCTTGGCATCAAGAGCGTCCCGATCATCGGCGCTACAGGCGCCATACTGCAAGTGATTTCAATGATCTTCATGTGGGCTAAAAAGAACGGCACCGATGGCATGAAGGATGCGCTCCTCAACATGGCACGTGCCCTCGTTGCATTCGGCATCATGATTGCAGCCGCCGTCGGCCTTGATCACATTTCGGGAGATTTTGTCCGCAATGCAGGATTTGTAACGCTCGTCGTTTACGCTTGCGCCGCAGGTGTAGCACTCTTTACGCTCACGCTCATCGTCCAGCGTTACCTCGGCAGTAAAGATGCTAAGGACATTTTGAACGAGCTCTTAGGAAAGGTTCTCCGAAAGTTGCATTTGGCTCATTAA
- a CDS encoding Na+/H+ antiporter NhaC family protein: MFVAVLVAAFAFKVKLVFAMLAGLALFVGYALVRGHGARRVLAMCGRGIVTAKGILILFVLLGLLTALWRAGGVIPLLVVHSVKFIHGSGFLLAVFLLNCAMSLLTGTALGTAATVGVVCATAGNALGVSPCWVGGAILAGAYFGNRISPISSMALLTTNITNTDIYANVRRMLKTTWLPLLLSCAIYLVVGLGGFANDLSGVAGGLTYASGVNAAGSLSVASDVAGNFSAEPVRALFAKEFSLSPWCIFPAVLMVILSVLRVRSSRVLLLSALAALPFALVVENRSLADVLRAVVFGFHAHTPELAPMINGGGLLSMLNVFWIVVIAGCYAGIFKETGMLAPLKSAVEKIATKTNSFCATLVASCVTACVVCNQTLTIILTHQLTENLDTNSASGAKKFCDTVKPGDKPNAIVKDKSHALDLYDTAVTVIALVPWSVATAMVLAAANAPASSVLCACFLYLLPICRLV; this comes from the coding sequence TTGTTCGTAGCAGTCTTGGTGGCGGCGTTTGCCTTCAAGGTGAAGCTGGTGTTTGCCATGCTGGCGGGGCTTGCGCTTTTTGTAGGTTATGCGCTGGTGCGGGGGCATGGGGCGCGGCGTGTGCTTGCCATGTGTGGGCGAGGCATTGTCACGGCGAAGGGGATTCTTATTTTGTTTGTGCTGCTCGGGCTGTTGACGGCCTTGTGGCGGGCGGGTGGTGTAATCCCGCTGTTGGTGGTGCATTCGGTGAAGTTTATTCACGGGAGCGGTTTCTTGCTTGCGGTATTCCTGCTGAATTGCGCCATGTCGCTCTTGACGGGGACTGCGCTTGGTACGGCGGCAACGGTGGGGGTGGTTTGCGCGACGGCGGGGAATGCGCTCGGTGTGTCGCCTTGTTGGGTGGGCGGCGCCATTTTGGCGGGGGCCTATTTCGGGAACAGGATTTCGCCGATTTCTTCGATGGCGCTTTTGACGACGAACATCACGAATACGGATATTTACGCGAATGTGCGGCGGATGCTGAAAACCACTTGGCTCCCGCTGCTTTTGAGTTGCGCGATTTATCTGGTTGTTGGTCTCGGCGGTTTCGCGAATGATTTAAGCGGGGTGGCGGGCGGCTTGACTTACGCAAGCGGCGTTAATGCTGCGGGGAGTTTAAGCGTGGCAAGCGATGTTGCGGGCAATTTTTCGGCGGAACCGGTGCGAGCGCTTTTCGCAAAGGAATTCAGTCTTTCGCCGTGGTGCATTTTCCCTGCGGTTTTGATGGTTATTTTATCCGTACTCCGGGTGCGGTCTTCGCGGGTGTTGCTCCTGAGCGCTCTCGCGGCGTTGCCGTTCGCCCTCGTTGTTGAAAACCGTTCCCTTGCCGATGTATTGCGAGCAGTTGTTTTTGGATTCCACGCCCACACTCCGGAACTTGCGCCGATGATCAATGGCGGCGGACTTCTTTCGATGCTGAATGTATTCTGGATCGTGGTTATTGCGGGTTGCTATGCGGGGATTTTCAAGGAGACCGGAATGCTTGCGCCCCTAAAATCAGCGGTTGAAAAAATCGCGACCAAGACAAACTCTTTTTGTGCGACGCTCGTGGCTTCTTGCGTTACGGCCTGCGTTGTTTGCAACCAGACGCTCACCATCATTCTGACTCACCAACTCACGGAAAATCTTGACACGAATTCTGCTTCGGGCGCTAAAAAATTTTGCGACACAGTTAAACCTGGCGATAAGCCAAACGCAATCGTCAAGGATAAATCCCACGCACTTGATCTTTATGATACGGCGGTGACGGTGATTGCGCTTGTGCCGTGGTCGGTTGCGACGGCGATGGTGCTTGCAGCGGCCAATGCCCCTGCCAGTTCCGTGCTGTGCGCATGCTTCTTGTATCTGCTGCCGATTTGCCGACTGGTATAG
- a CDS encoding SGNH/GDSL hydrolase family protein, which produces MEKQKFARVFLNAALVSALSGASFGAFAATSSPNVSLGKNLYVAGAVNSNWKPEVYTDGKLDFNQVSSVSDFALNVGEGPTKLFITWETRGDESWAGEKYVHAASCQHSVDASASLQNFKVMTSANSTNGVDGDWETVAEVGESGAMSRGLAIDFAGKSWFRIVAESPVKNLEEVGAYDISDGANDTWFFMGTSISQMGMKQFAVDSNFAELVHARFPERYPAMLRGGIGCVTSQGVVDALKYYAEYVGNVRYWAIEMGTNDAWGGSDANVATFTKNLQTIIDTAKAHGITPIIARMIATNPEIAKWQVNKAYLDAIDKLTKDNELPAGPDFYSYFLEHPEELSTSDGVHPAEPKGGQSMHRLWAEAVAPLYKDDPCAGRPDVIGCGGTPLLKTRNVNFALPQVSMNGREISISGLRENDRVTVMDAMGHVVWNGSASVSPGMSQVLQKMRAGNYFVNVRGANSSYSTKISIK; this is translated from the coding sequence ATGGAAAAACAAAAGTTTGCGCGCGTATTTTTGAATGCCGCGCTTGTTTCTGCTTTGAGTGGAGCCTCCTTTGGGGCATTTGCTGCTACATCGAGTCCGAACGTGAGTCTGGGCAAGAATCTCTATGTGGCGGGGGCAGTCAATTCCAACTGGAAACCGGAAGTCTATACCGATGGAAAGCTCGACTTTAACCAGGTCTCGTCGGTGTCGGATTTTGCGTTGAACGTGGGCGAGGGTCCGACAAAGCTGTTCATCACGTGGGAGACGCGCGGTGACGAATCATGGGCTGGCGAAAAATATGTCCACGCGGCAAGCTGCCAGCATTCCGTGGATGCATCGGCGAGCCTCCAGAATTTCAAGGTGATGACGTCTGCGAATTCGACAAACGGCGTCGATGGCGACTGGGAGACTGTTGCCGAGGTGGGCGAGAGCGGTGCCATGTCCCGTGGGCTTGCAATTGATTTTGCTGGGAAGTCCTGGTTCCGCATCGTGGCGGAATCCCCGGTGAAAAATCTCGAAGAAGTCGGCGCTTACGACATTAGCGATGGCGCAAATGATACGTGGTTTTTCATGGGCACGAGCATCAGCCAGATGGGCATGAAGCAATTTGCAGTCGATTCGAATTTTGCAGAGCTCGTGCATGCGCGATTCCCGGAGCGCTATCCGGCGATGCTTCGCGGCGGTATTGGATGCGTCACGAGTCAGGGAGTTGTCGATGCGCTCAAGTATTATGCAGAATATGTGGGGAACGTGAGGTATTGGGCCATTGAAATGGGAACAAACGATGCTTGGGGCGGCAGTGATGCAAATGTGGCGACGTTCACGAAGAACTTGCAGACGATTATCGATACGGCGAAAGCGCATGGAATTACTCCGATTATCGCGCGCATGATTGCGACGAATCCCGAAATTGCTAAGTGGCAGGTGAACAAGGCTTACCTCGATGCGATTGACAAACTCACTAAGGATAATGAATTGCCTGCCGGTCCTGATTTTTACAGCTACTTCTTGGAACATCCCGAAGAACTTTCTACAAGCGATGGCGTGCACCCGGCAGAACCTAAGGGCGGACAGTCGATGCACCGCCTGTGGGCTGAAGCCGTGGCGCCTTTGTACAAGGACGATCCGTGCGCCGGGAGACCGGATGTTATTGGTTGCGGAGGCACTCCACTTCTGAAAACGCGCAATGTGAATTTTGCGTTGCCGCAAGTGAGCATGAATGGTCGTGAAATTTCAATTTCCGGGCTGCGTGAAAACGACCGCGTGACGGTCATGGATGCAATGGGACATGTCGTATGGAACGGCTCGGCGAGTGTTTCGCCTGGAATGTCGCAAGTCTTGCAAAAAATGCGCGCAGGGAATTACTTCGTAAATGTTCGCGGTGCAAATAGCAGTTACTCGACGAAGATATCTATCAAGTAA
- a CDS encoding SGNH/GDSL hydrolase family protein: MSMSKFTQMLCGAALGCAVACGSAFAITANPNVSMGKPLYVSGELASYLNPLAYTDGKLDSNQVTIVNDFALNVGVGPKKLFITWDTRGDEAWMGQDYVYAQGCLHNWMIGATLQNFKVMTSANSTNGVDGDWQVAAEIGESGAASRGIAIDFEGMSWFRILASTPAIYLEEVGAFDISNGGDDTWFFMGTSITQMGMKQYAVDSNFAQLIHARFPDHYPAMIRGGVACVTSQGVADALKYYAEYAGNVKYWAIEMGTNDAWDGSGFTVEQFTRNMQMIIDTAKAHGITPIVARMIATNPKASGWQVSQEFLDAIDKLVKDNNLPSGPDFYSYFLAHPEELMEDGVHPANPVGGQAMHRLWAEAVLPLYEKRRPEPVVGAGGSMAIQKTRNVKVVMPQVKVEGRSISITRLSEPVSISIVDVTGHVVWNGRIGNPADGSLESSNILNEVPAGNYIVKIRGATTSYKTRISIR, encoded by the coding sequence ATGTCGATGTCTAAATTTACACAGATGCTCTGTGGAGCTGCGCTTGGATGTGCAGTTGCCTGTGGTAGCGCATTTGCTATTACGGCAAACCCTAATGTGAGCATGGGCAAGCCCCTCTACGTTTCGGGCGAACTGGCCAGTTATCTAAATCCTCTGGCCTATACAGATGGTAAATTGGATTCGAATCAAGTTACCATTGTGAATGATTTTGCCTTGAATGTCGGCGTGGGACCGAAAAAACTGTTCATCACATGGGATACGCGTGGCGACGAAGCCTGGATGGGACAGGATTACGTGTATGCCCAAGGCTGTTTACATAATTGGATGATTGGTGCAACCTTGCAGAATTTCAAGGTGATGACATCTGCGAATTCGACAAATGGCGTGGATGGCGACTGGCAGGTCGCTGCTGAAATTGGCGAGAGCGGTGCGGCATCTCGCGGTATTGCAATCGACTTTGAAGGAATGTCCTGGTTCCGCATATTGGCTTCGACTCCGGCAATTTATTTGGAAGAAGTCGGCGCGTTTGACATTAGCAATGGCGGTGACGATACGTGGTTCTTTATGGGAACGAGTATCACGCAGATGGGCATGAAGCAGTATGCCGTGGACTCGAACTTTGCGCAGTTAATCCATGCGAGGTTCCCGGATCACTATCCGGCGATGATCCGTGGCGGTGTCGCTTGCGTGACAAGTCAGGGCGTTGCCGATGCGCTCAAGTATTATGCGGAATATGCGGGTAACGTAAAGTACTGGGCTATTGAAATGGGTACAAATGACGCTTGGGACGGTAGCGGCTTTACGGTCGAGCAGTTCACGCGGAACATGCAGATGATTATCGATACGGCAAAGGCGCATGGGATTACGCCGATTGTTGCACGCATGATTGCAACGAACCCGAAGGCCTCGGGCTGGCAGGTATCGCAGGAATTCCTGGATGCAATTGACAAGCTTGTCAAGGATAACAATTTGCCGTCTGGTCCAGACTTCTATAGTTATTTCTTGGCGCATCCAGAAGAGCTTATGGAAGATGGCGTGCATCCGGCGAATCCGGTAGGCGGTCAGGCAATGCACCGCTTGTGGGCCGAAGCCGTACTTCCGTTGTACGAAAAACGAAGACCTGAACCTGTTGTTGGCGCTGGTGGTTCTATGGCAATCCAGAAAACGCGCAATGTGAAGGTGGTAATGCCGCAAGTGAAGGTGGAGGGCCGCTCAATTTCGATTACACGGTTGAGTGAACCGGTGTCTATCAGTATCGTGGATGTGACGGGTCACGTTGTATGGAATGGACGAATCGGAAATCCGGCAGATGGTTCCCTAGAGTCCTCGAATATTCTGAACGAAGTGCCTGCGGGAAATTACATTGTTAAAATCCGTGGCGCGACAACATCTTATAAGACTAGAATTTCTATTCGTTAA
- a CDS encoding PEGA domain-containing protein: MKKLFFFALMMAFLFTTAVADEEDPPPRGKAATINIITEPPNSDVFLGGEPLGKSPIKDAQVKSGRQTLVVIDQGFELVNKRVNIWPGKDSRNNFDFSTKIPKGHIKVTTNPPRCLIFVDGEQADKTDGAELVVHNLDAGDHVVRAQCSNRKSAEALVKVVGEETAEVHLDATASKRKKR, from the coding sequence ATGAAAAAGCTTTTCTTTTTTGCCTTGATGATGGCATTCCTCTTCACGACCGCAGTCGCTGACGAAGAAGATCCACCTCCGCGCGGCAAGGCCGCAACCATCAACATCATCACTGAACCGCCTAACAGCGACGTGTTCCTCGGCGGTGAACCTCTCGGCAAGAGCCCGATCAAGGATGCACAGGTCAAGTCTGGCCGCCAGACGCTCGTTGTCATCGACCAGGGCTTTGAACTCGTGAACAAGCGCGTGAACATCTGGCCGGGCAAGGACAGCCGTAACAATTTCGACTTCAGCACCAAGATTCCGAAGGGCCACATCAAGGTTACGACGAATCCGCCGCGCTGCCTCATCTTCGTCGATGGCGAACAGGCTGACAAGACCGATGGTGCAGAACTCGTTGTCCACAACCTCGATGCCGGTGACCACGTTGTGCGCGCCCAGTGCAGCAACCGCAAGAGCGCCGAAGCCCTCGTGAAGGTTGTTGGCGAAGAAACGGCTGAAGTGCATCTCGATGCAACCGCAAGCAAGAGGAAAAAACGCTAA
- a CDS encoding SGNH/GDSL hydrolase family protein, with product MPEKFSKWVACWGNATSITDRKEATYAKDLTLRYPIRACFSGNKLRFHFSNLTGTEPVTISEAYVAHSPASSAQSSQHSAKSREQFANASSNIEYAPTAITFGGKTSAAIPAGEEILSDEIPFDVTAGETFDVSLYFADFTQMNAGTAITGPLSGGKYSYGNFAKSATLPDDLTRKTNWIYFLNTIDIFTEEKNFALVCFGDSITAQDWPDYLTLRCAREGFNNVSIIRRAVSGTRILREYSCITYAAYGLKGATRFPIEMNVAGARAVIVQHGINDIIHPVGVEVNKFRPWSDMPTADDLINGVRSLYITHARKLGLKIYSGTLLPIYGWRTYNENRDIIRTAFNEWLRTAPDFDGCVDFDKAVRGHDNPKQFSNGFDSGDHLHPSAKAYEAMAECVPEELLK from the coding sequence ATGCCAGAGAAATTTTCGAAATGGGTTGCCTGCTGGGGAAACGCCACCTCTATCACAGACCGCAAAGAAGCGACTTACGCCAAAGACTTGACGCTGCGTTACCCGATTCGCGCGTGCTTTTCGGGGAACAAGTTGCGGTTCCATTTTTCGAACCTCACCGGCACGGAACCCGTGACAATTTCCGAAGCATATGTCGCACATTCCCCGGCGAGCTCCGCGCAGTCCTCGCAGCATTCCGCCAAATCCCGCGAGCAGTTCGCCAATGCATCAAGCAACATTGAGTACGCGCCTACAGCAATTACTTTCGGTGGAAAAACTTCTGCCGCAATCCCCGCAGGTGAAGAAATCTTGAGTGACGAAATACCATTCGACGTGACCGCAGGCGAAACATTCGATGTAAGCCTGTACTTCGCGGACTTCACGCAGATGAACGCAGGCACGGCCATCACGGGCCCGCTTTCGGGCGGCAAGTACAGCTACGGCAATTTCGCAAAGTCCGCAACACTTCCTGACGACTTAACGCGCAAAACGAACTGGATTTATTTCCTCAACACCATCGACATTTTCACCGAAGAAAAGAACTTCGCGCTGGTGTGTTTCGGCGATTCCATTACAGCGCAGGACTGGCCCGATTATCTCACGCTGCGTTGTGCACGCGAAGGCTTCAACAACGTTTCGATTATCCGTCGCGCAGTAAGCGGCACGCGCATTCTCCGCGAATACAGTTGCATCACCTACGCCGCCTACGGCCTCAAAGGCGCCACGCGTTTCCCCATCGAAATGAACGTGGCAGGCGCACGCGCTGTCATCGTGCAGCACGGCATCAACGACATCATTCACCCTGTCGGCGTAGAAGTCAACAAGTTCCGCCCCTGGAGCGACATGCCTACGGCCGACGACCTCATCAACGGCGTGCGTTCGCTTTACATTACGCATGCGCGCAAGCTCGGGCTCAAGATTTACAGCGGCACGCTCCTCCCGATTTACGGCTGGCGCACCTACAACGAAAACCGCGACATCATCCGCACGGCGTTCAACGAATGGCTCCGCACCGCCCCCGATTTTGACGGCTGCGTCGATTTTGACAAGGCAGTCCGCGGTCACGACAACCCGAAACAGTTCAGCAACGGGTTCGATTCGGGCGACCATTTGCACCCGAGCGCTAAAGCCTACGAAGCAATGGCAGAATGCGTCCCCGAAGAATTGTTGAAATAA
- a CDS encoding penicillin-binding protein activator LpoB, which produces MSKLWIFALCVGFALFTGCASDGGKKVTRLDANSVTDLSGSWNDTDSRLVAEEMINDCLGRPWYSQFSAQKGSVPTIVIGKVRNKSHEHIRVETFIKDIERALINSGKAEFVANSNERGDLRDELADQQGNVTEETQKDAGMEIGADLMLTGTINSIIDQEGGEQVVYYQIDMELTDIQSHRKVWLGDKKIKKYVAKSSVKF; this is translated from the coding sequence ATGTCAAAACTTTGGATTTTCGCCCTTTGCGTAGGCTTTGCTCTCTTTACCGGCTGCGCAAGCGATGGCGGCAAAAAAGTCACCCGTCTCGACGCAAATTCCGTTACAGACCTTTCCGGCAGCTGGAACGACACAGATTCCCGACTCGTCGCCGAAGAAATGATCAACGACTGCCTTGGCCGTCCGTGGTACAGTCAGTTCTCCGCACAGAAAGGTTCCGTGCCGACAATCGTGATTGGCAAGGTCCGCAACAAGAGCCATGAGCACATCCGCGTCGAAACGTTCATCAAGGATATCGAACGCGCCCTCATCAATTCCGGCAAGGCCGAATTTGTGGCAAACTCCAACGAACGCGGCGACCTCCGCGACGAACTTGCCGACCAGCAGGGCAACGTGACCGAAGAAACCCAGAAGGACGCCGGCATGGAAATCGGTGCTGACCTCATGCTCACCGGCACCATCAACTCCATCATCGACCAGGAGGGCGGCGAACAGGTGGTTTACTACCAGATCGACATGGAACTTACCGACATCCAGAGCCACCGCAAAGTTTGGCTTGGCGACAAGAAGATTAAGAAGTACGTCGCAAAAAGCAGCGTGAAGTTCTAG
- a CDS encoding ABC-ATPase domain-containing protein produces the protein MKALYQKIRSLQGKNYGLYKSLADRSWDFGDFVLEFLHVQGDPYAPASRVMIKASLLMLGFPSEWGGTFERRLALSDYLYRRLSALVREKYPDRDAAVVFDTAGPEMLVRNALWVDNGELRACLQVRLPGDGRKIQAEDAAEILTMVLPDLVSAALYNSGESKKDGVEPELVEHYRVLAERKEILSQLEERGLCAFVPDGAVLPRASGLSELLMEGAVPFVSPEEMAVTLVANGREIRGMGIPKGITVISGGAFHGKSTLLQALTKSVYPHIPGDGREGIVVSESAVRVGVEDGRSVRGTDLSQFVRDLPGGISTKNFTTACASGSTSEAANLMEAMEAGSDVFLIDEDSSAVNFLIRDVRVRKLLGDDREPLIPLTDRIREIKGRSFILVAGACGDFLDLADNIIVMASYKAECARINGKNVAAGLGDSAVGSAAGDGAKVVPGLPAFVEPECRDFAEYVKPLLPSLRPASAVERQVKVKISGDTLLQIGFLVSDTSKAGALVDKQQRFGAGFMLLNLCQNAASNNDADGESAKATIMERINALCEKIKNVGFRNLPQGLSREMSLPRPIDIACVLYRLRDNGR, from the coding sequence ATGAAAGCTCTTTACCAGAAAATTCGCAGTTTACAAGGGAAAAATTACGGCCTTTACAAGTCCCTGGCGGACCGCTCGTGGGATTTTGGAGACTTTGTGCTGGAATTCCTGCATGTGCAGGGAGACCCGTACGCACCGGCATCTCGCGTGATGATTAAAGCGAGTTTGTTAATGCTTGGGTTCCCGAGCGAATGGGGTGGCACGTTTGAACGCCGCTTGGCATTGAGCGATTACCTTTACCGCAGGCTTTCAGCACTTGTGCGTGAAAAGTACCCGGATAGGGATGCGGCGGTCGTCTTTGACACTGCTGGACCTGAAATGCTAGTGCGAAACGCGCTCTGGGTTGACAATGGCGAGCTACGCGCTTGCTTGCAGGTGCGCTTGCCGGGCGACGGCCGCAAGATTCAGGCGGAAGATGCTGCCGAGATTTTGACGATGGTCTTGCCGGACCTGGTTTCGGCGGCACTTTATAATTCGGGAGAATCGAAGAAGGATGGCGTAGAGCCGGAACTTGTCGAACATTACCGCGTGCTTGCCGAGCGCAAGGAAATTTTGTCGCAGCTCGAAGAACGTGGGCTTTGTGCGTTTGTGCCGGATGGCGCCGTGCTCCCGCGTGCATCTGGACTCAGTGAACTCCTGATGGAAGGGGCTGTCCCGTTTGTATCGCCCGAAGAAATGGCGGTGACGCTTGTTGCTAATGGCCGCGAAATCCGCGGTATGGGAATCCCGAAGGGAATCACCGTGATTTCGGGCGGGGCGTTCCACGGAAAATCGACGCTTTTGCAGGCCTTGACGAAATCGGTTTACCCGCATATTCCGGGAGATGGCCGCGAAGGCATTGTCGTGAGCGAATCGGCGGTGCGCGTGGGCGTCGAAGACGGCCGCAGCGTGCGTGGCACGGACCTTTCGCAGTTTGTGCGTGACCTGCCGGGCGGAATCTCGACAAAGAACTTTACGACTGCCTGTGCGTCGGGCTCGACGAGCGAGGCTGCGAACTTGATGGAAGCAATGGAAGCGGGGAGCGATGTCTTCTTGATTGACGAAGACTCTTCTGCTGTGAACTTCCTCATTCGCGATGTGCGTGTGCGTAAGCTCTTGGGCGATGACCGCGAACCGCTTATCCCTTTGACGGACCGCATTCGTGAAATCAAGGGACGTAGTTTTATTCTGGTGGCGGGCGCTTGCGGAGACTTTTTGGACTTGGCGGATAACATCATCGTGATGGCATCGTATAAGGCGGAATGTGCAAGAATCAATGGAAAGAATGTGGCGGCTGGACTCGGTGATAGTGCTGTTGGCTCGGCTGCCGGTGATGGTGCAAAAGTTGTGCCGGGGTTGCCCGCATTTGTGGAACCTGAGTGCCGTGACTTTGCGGAATACGTGAAGCCATTGCTCCCGTCACTTCGCCCTGCGTCTGCTGTGGAGCGCCAGGTGAAAGTGAAAATCTCGGGCGATACATTGCTGCAAATAGGTTTCCTCGTCTCGGATACGTCTAAGGCGGGTGCGCTTGTGGATAAGCAACAGAGATTCGGTGCAGGCTTTATGCTATTGAACCTCTGCCAGAATGCCGCAAGCAACAACGATGCTGATGGCGAATCGGCGAAGGCGACAATCATGGAACGCATCAATGCGCTCTGCGAAAAAATCAAGAACGTCGGGTTCCGCAACTTGCCGCAAGGACTCAGCCGTGAAATGAGCCTACCGCGTCCGATTGATATCGCGTGCGTGCTCTATCGCCTGCGCGACAACGGAAGATAA